One Oryza glaberrima chromosome 10, OglaRS2, whole genome shotgun sequence DNA segment encodes these proteins:
- the LOC127753148 gene encoding U-box domain-containing protein 21-like translates to MSSSSPSLLSRRSTAELELPVPPEFRCPISLELMRDPVVGPTGITYDRAGIEAWLLAAGAGKTAAASSTCPVTKGDLRADDLVPNHALRRVIQAWCVANRCRGVERIPTPRVPVTPAQAGEVLGEVEAAARAGDAARCVAAVREVGRLARESDRDRRCLASAGAARALAAAVASFAAASDSASASASSVLLDDVLAALVLVMPLDEEAIVAIGSSAALVALLANVAKHGDLQRRLQAVVVIREIVALSSCCSRNGGAATAIDLSDNLDGIIEVLVNTIRDTISPQATKASLVAAYHLALADGHAAARLAEAGLVPSLVELLIDGDRSTAEKALAALDATLASEAGRARARADALAVPVLVKKMFRVSDTATELVVSALHRICKKWHDGDDDEVGSPAARRSAVVDAVQVGAFQKVMMLLQVGCRDATKEKATELLKLMIKYETRGGAHCIDAMDFRGLKRVS, encoded by the coding sequence atgtcgtcgtcgtcgccgtcgctgctgtcTCGTCGGAGTACGGCGGAGCTGGAGCTGCCTGTCCCGCCGGAGTTCCGGTGCCCGATATCGCTAGAGCTGATGCGCGACCCCGTCGTGGGGCCAACCGGCATCACCTACGACCGTGCCGGCATCGAGGCGTggctgctcgccgccggagcggggaagacggcggcggcgtcgtcgacgtGCCCGGTTACCAAAGGTGACCTCCGCGCCGACGACCTCGTCCCCAACCACGCCCTCCGCCGCGTCATCCAGGCGTGGTGCGTCGCCAACCGCTGCCGTGGCGTCGAGCGGATCCCCACGCCGCGGGTGCCCGTCACGCCGGCGCAGGCGGGCGAGGTGCTGGGCGAGGTCGAGGCCGCCGCGcgggcgggcgacgcggcgaggtGCGTCGCGGCGGTGCGCGAGGTGGGGCGCCTCGCGCGGGAGTCCGACCGGGACCGCCGGTGCCTCGCgtccgccggcgcggcgcgcgcgctcgccgcggcggtcgCGTCGTTCGCCGCGGCGAGTgactcggcgtcggcgtcggcgtcgtcggtcCTGCTCGACGACGTCCTGGCGGCGCTGGTGCTCGTCATGCCGCTCGACGAGGAGGCCATCGTGGCCATCGGCTCGTCGGCCGCGTTGGTGGCGCTGCTCGCCAACGTCGCCAAGCACGGCGACCTGCAGAGGAGGCTCCAGGCGGTGGTCGTCATCAGGGAGATCGTCGCGTTGTCCTCCTGCTGCTCACgcaacggcggcgccgccaccgccattgatCTCAGCGACAACCTTGACGGGATCATCGAGGTGTTGGTGAACACGATCCGGGACACGATCTCCCCTCAGGCCACCAAGGCCTCCCTCGTCGCCGCGTACCACCTCGCGCTCGCCGACGGCCACGCCGCGGCGCGCCTCGCGGAGGCCGGCCTCGTGCCGTCCCTCGTCGAGCTCCTCATCGACGGCGACCGGAGCACGGCCGAGAAAGCGCTCGCCGCGCTCGACGCGACGCTGGCGTCCGAGGCCGGCAGGGCGCGCGCCCGCGCCGACGCGCTCGCCGTGCCGGTGCTCGTCAAGAAGATGTTCCGCGTGTCCGACACGGCCACCGAGCTCGTCGTCTCGGCGCTCCACCGCATCTGCAAGAAATGGCACGACGGTGATGACGACGAGGtggggtcgccggcggcgaggcggagcgccGTCGTGGATGCGGTGCAGGTGGGCGCGTTCCAGAAGGTGATGATGCTGCTGCAGGTTGGGTGCAGGGATGCAACCAAGGAGAAGGCGACTGAGCTGCTCAAGCTGATGATCAAGTATGAAACTAGAGGAGGAGCTCACTGCATTGACGCCATGGATTTCAGAGGGCTCAAGAGGGTTTCTTGA
- the LOC127786188 gene encoding uncharacterized protein LOC127786188 has translation MGEDSVARHRPHSCSPETSPPPPPRSPADDDDLLSEILLRLPPQPSSLLRASLVCKRWRRLVAGPVFLRRFRAHHHRSPPLLGFFIDDYGDALFTPTLDPPNRITAERLSLRQGPGERLSFLGCRHALALLLNRPRLEALVWDPVTGPAAAPWRSHRNSPSTKVISSAAAADDGHVHVHGNCPFKLALVFIDNGRTQISVCLYDSESGTWGDIASTTLVTQWTSSVGTSTMVGNVLCWLIHRPICILEFNLDKQILSVIGGLAHVPDNSRPSSSFIFPMEDSKLGIGILSGQRIRLWERMANSEWLLRRTLELEKILSLKPQAEPWRPVVLGFAEESNAVFVLTAIGVFMIQLDSLQFRNLFESNFVTSFYPYTSFYTAGLQSLIYT, from the exons ATGGGTGAGGATTCCGTGGCTCGACACCGCCCCCACTCCTGCTCTCCGGaaacctcaccgccgccgccgccgcgatcgcCTGCTGATGACGACGATCTCCTCTCcgagatcctcctccgcctcccaccGCAGCCGTCGTCCCTCCTCCGCGCCTCCCTCGTCTGCAAGCGctggcgccgcctcgtcgccggcccggtcttcctccgccgcttccgcgcccaccaccaccggagCCCCCCGCTGCTCGGCTTCTTCATCGACGACTACGGCGACGCCCTGTTCACTCCCACGCTTGATCCACCCAACCGCATCACCGCCGAGCGCCTCTCTCTCAGGCAGGGCCCCGGCGAGCGGTTGTCCTTCCTCGGCTGCCGCCacgccctcgccctcctcctcaaCCGGCCGCGGCTCGAGGCCCTCGTGTGGGACCCCGTcaccggccccgccgccgctccgtggCGTTCCCACCGGAATTCGCCATCAACCAAGGTGATttcgtccgcggcggcggccgatgaTGGCCATGTCCATGTGCACGGCAATTGCCCCTTCAAGCTGGCATTGGTGTTCATTGACAATGGACGAACACAAATTTCTGTCTGTCTCTACGATTCGGAGTCCGGTACATGGGGCGATATCGCCTCAACAACATTGGTTACACAATGGACTTCTTCAGTGGGTACTAGCACCATGGTTGGGAATGTTCTTTGCTGGTTGATTCATCGCCCTATTTGCATCCTTGAGTTCAATTTGGACAAGCAGATCCTGTCTGTAATCGGAGGGCTGGCGCATGTTCCGGATAATAGCCGCCCTTCGAGCAGCTTCATATTCCCGATGGAAGATAGCAAGCTTGGGATTGGGATTTTGAGTGGACAGCGCATCCGGTTGTGGGAGAGGATGGCCAATTCTGAATGGTTGCTGCGGAGAACCCTTGAACTGGAGAAGATCCTTTCGCTGAAACCGCAGGCCGAGCCATGGCGCCCGGTCGTTTTAGGCTTTGCCGAGGAGAGCAATGCAGTTTTTGTGCTGACGGCTATTGGCGTGTTTATGATTCAGCTCGATTCGCTGCAGTTCAGGAATCTTTTTGAAAGCAATTTCGTCACTTCATTCTATCCCTACACGAGCTTCTATACTGCAG GGCTCCAGAGTTTGATCTACACCTAG
- the LOC127752604 gene encoding putative cyclin-dependent kinase F-2 has protein sequence MAATRNRKRSAPEQDDATTGGVKKRLRLGSIYDYRKLTVLGEGRDGVVFKAEHLRTGDMVAIKWVRAAADQRAFIREVGCLAACRGHRNIVVVRDVVEDASTGDMFIVTDFVGGRTLRLDLWMAHPDPEERARSVMRDLVAAAGALHAAGVMHRDIKPDNVLVANGGGLKLCDFGSATPVKPPGKPYEESRVGTLLYTSPEQLADSEFYDPAVDMWALGCIMAEILTGGPLFDDSSEERMLKEMADMRHRLESTGTCKLFDELPELSAAGREVLAGMLAFNPDERMTAAEALDHRWFTGKPERRS, from the coding sequence aTGGCGGCGACCCGCAACCGCAAGCGATCGGCGCCGGAGCAAGACGACGCGACCACCGGTGGCGTCAAGAAGCGGCTACGGCTAGGCTCCATCTACGACTACAGGAAGCTCACCGTGCTGGGCGAAGGCCGGGACGGCGTCGTGTTCAAGGCCGAGCACCTCCGCACCGGCGACATGGTCGCCATCAAGtgggtgcgcgccgccgccgaccagcgCGCCTTCATCCGCGAGGTCGGCTGCCTCGCCGCGTGCCGCGGCCACCGCAACATCGTCGTGGTCCGCGACGTGGTCGAGGACGCCAGCACCGGGGACATGTTCATCGTCACGGACTTCGTCGGCGGCCGCACCCTCCGCCTCGACCTCTGGATGGCCCATCCCGACCCCGAGGAGAGAGCCCGCTCGGTGATGCgcgacctcgtcgccgccgccggggcgctgcacgccgccggcgtcatGCACCGCGACATCAAGCCGGACAACGTCCTCGTCGCGAACGGCGGCGGGCTCAAGCTGTGCGACTTCGGGTCGGCCACGCCGGTGAAGCCGCCGGGGAAGCCGTACGAGGAGTCGCGGGTCGGCACGCTGCTCTACACCTCGCCGGAGCAGCTCGCCGACAGCGAGTTCTACGACCCAGCGGTGGACATGTGGGCGCTTGGGTGCATCATGGCCGAGATCCTCACCGGCGGGCCGCTGTTCGACGACTCGTCGGAGGAGAGGATGCTCAAGGAGATGGCCGACATGCGACACCGGCTCGAGTCCACGGGGACATGCAAGCTGTTCGACGAGCTGCCGGAGTTGTCGGCGGCCGGGCGTGAGGTCCTCGCTGGGATGCTGGCCTTCAACCCCGACGagaggatgacggcggcggaggcgctggaCCATCGGTGGTTCACCGGCAAGCCGGAGAGGCGATCATAA